From the Candidatus Liberibacter asiaticus genome, the window TTTAGCATCTGTAATCCTCCATATATAATGGTTATTCTCGTCCCGTTTATACCATGCTTTAATGTCTGATGCGTAAAGAAAGTGTCCTGATTTAAACACACTGAACATCGCTTTGTTGTAAGCGTCGCTAAACCGAGAAGCTAAAAGACCATCAGGAATTAATTTTCTATGATGATAAAACAGAGACGCAAAAGTAGAACGCTTTTTTGCTGTATCGCCTATTTCTTCAAAATCGAAGGTGTCCCATTTATAATTAAAATTCTCTTCATCATAGGTTGATCCCTGTTTACTCCATCTTCTAGCTATTTCTTTACCTTTACTTGATCCTCTCGTTTCGTGATGAACAGCCATAACAACGGGTATCCATTCATCGTGAGAACCGTTGTAAAATTCTTCGCCAAAACAAGATAAAAAGGCGGTTATTTCTCTATTGGTGTACTGTCTATTATTGTTGTTAGTCCACGTTTTAGAGGGTATAATCGATTTTTTATCTTTTACCAGTGGCACGGTAATCTCTTGAAAAAACTTAAAAAGATATTCAACATCTTCTTCGGAAAGCAAAGGGGTATCTTCCACTTTAAATCTATGGGGCGGGGTCGTCCATGTGTATTCTTTTTTTGTTTTAGGGTGGATATTATAGGCAACGAAGTATTGACCACAACCCAAAATATCAAGATGCCCTTGGGTACTTTCAGTCGTTTTCTTCTTCTTAATCCCTTCTTTATTCATTCGGAAAGGAATAAGAATTTTGGGCTTTTGCCCTATTCTTACGATCGGCGTTCCATGAAGAATCTCAAAAGTATCTTTAAAAGTATTGGCGGTTTTTTCGTCTTTTGAATCAATATCAAAGGCGTAAAGTGGCTGTTCCCCTACGCCACAGACAAACCCAAAGCCACAAGCAGGAAGTTTGTCGATTTTCTCACTTGAAAGTAGTTGTTCTTCCCACTTACCCAATCGCTGTGGTCTTTTATCCCCTAAACGCAAAGGGATGAGCTTAAACCCATTATGAATGGCTTGTTTAGCCTGTTCCTTCCATTGCATTACCGGCATTTAACTTCTCTTATAAATTAGTTCTTCTATGGGTTTGGCTTTCAGTCTTGCTATCTCTCTTTCTAACGCTTCGATCTCAGCTTTTGTCATGCCCATTGGCTCTTCTGGAGCTATCCAGCTATCTTTTGAATATAATTTCCGGTAAGACTGACGGGCTTTTTCTCTCATTTTATCTCTGTTCTTGAGATAGTAGCGACGTTTATATTCTCGATATTTATCTTTATTCTTAAGATAGTATTGATGTCTATATTCTCGACATTTATCTTTATTCTTAAGATAGCGCCGACGCCTGCGTTCTAGTATTTTGTCTCTGTTCTTGAGATAGTAGCGACGTTTATATTCTCGTCTACACAACATCCTTTCTTCAGGTGTTAAAACTTTTCTTTCCATAGTGACGCACTCTCTTTTTAACTGATCGCTTTAGCGAAAGCACTAATCACGAACTCTTTATACTCTCTGAGCTTTTCTTCGTCTGTTGTTTCCCCAGCTACTGAGACCACAACCGAAAGACGGGCGATATTGTCTTCCTTCATCCAGCCATCCGCTCGAATTTCGGTGGTGCGTCCTCTTTTTCGGGTATCGAAGTGTTTAACCCCTAATTTAACTGTGTTCATTGACACACCTCACACATATCGTCATCGGGATTATCGCTTCTGCTACTATTTTTAATTCTTTCCCTTTTTTCCACCAGCTCATCTATGATTTTCCTCAAGGGCTTTAAAAGCTCATTAGCACTGTCTTTAGCCTCTAGCTCAATGTGTCTTAAAATGTCTTCCGATACCGTCCCTAAACCAAGACGGAGAATTAAAACGCTATCCTGATCCGCAATACGACGGGTTAAAACGTCGAATTTAGTTCCATTCCATGGTGTATTTGTCATCTTAAAACACTCCTTATTCTTTGGTTGTGTTTGATGATCCTTTTATAGCATAGGCTGTTAAAGGTGTCTAGAAAAATAATTAACATATTTTCTACATTTTTTCTTGACTAAGTAGAAATTATGTTAAATAATACCCCCAACAAAAACATAAAATAAAATTCAATTAGGCTTAAATCGCAAACCAGGGAGCGTACAGATGGGAGCATTAAAGAATCATTTTCATGACGAGATTAACGAGAACTTTTACTTTCATAGTCATCCGAACGCAGATCCAGATATAAGTATTGAGATGCAGATTAGCGAGAATCAGCGGTATTTGGATGAAGAGATATCGCAGTGCAATGCGGTAGTTGATGTTTTTAAAAGGTCTGATTCCACCATTTTAGACAAGCTAGATGCGGTGGATGACCTAAAAACTTATATTTCTCTTCTGCAAGCTACGGCTAAAAATCTCAAGTCATTGCTTAAGGAATATTGGGAAGAGTCTTTGGACGGAGAGGACGACGAAGAGATTTATGAGCATCCTGATCAAGAGCATAGAGAAGATTATTATGCCAATCAGATTTAAGAGATCCCCAGTGATGGGTTCAGGGGGTGGATGTTTATATCTCCGTCCATCCCCAACAAATAAAAGTGTAAGAGCGGGAGCGAGTGAGGATGAGCGTACATTTTATTGAAGAGGCGGTTAAAGCCAAGGACATACCACAGTTGTTAACTTTTCTTTCTTTGATCACTCAAGGGTTGCAGGAGGCTTTAATCACCCAAGATGTTAAAGCCGTTGAAGCGGTGGATCCAGACCTCAAGAAGAGAGTCACGGTTTTAGCTATATCCTACATGAAGAGATGTGGTGATAAGGGGAAATCGCAGTTTTTATCCGAGATTTTGGTCCCTGCTTTAGGAACGCATAAAACTTTTGTCGATTGCACAGATGAGGATTTTAGATTGGTGGAAGCGAAGTTATTGGAGCAAAGCGATGCATGATTGCTTTTTCACCATTGGGGTTCTGATTTTTATTGTCGTTATGGTTTATTTATCACTTCCCGAGAGATCCTGACGATACCACCCCCGCTTAAACGAGAGTTGAATAAATTTAAGAGAGTGAAGATTAATGGCACACCATGCATTTTTATCGGCTTCAAGCAGTCATCGTTGGCTAAAATGTCCTATAGCCCCGACGCTTGAGAGCAAAATACCTCAAACAACAAGTATATACGCCTCTGAAGGCACTTTTGCCCATAATCTTTTAGCGCATTGCCTCGAACAAGGCGTTGATGCAGAGACAGTTTCTCATCAAAAGCTGACTTTTGAGAACGATACCCGCATTGTTGATACGGAAATGGCGTCTAGTGTCTCGATGGTTTTAGCGTATGTCCGCACTTTTTCTGGACCATTTTTATCGGAAACCGAAGTTCCCCTTGAGCCTTTTACAACGGAACCAGGGGCAACCGGCACTGCGGATATCCTTATTTTTAATAATGCCCAGTGGATCATTGCCGATTTTAAATATGGGGCTGGCGTTCCTGTTAATGCTGAGAACAACCCCCAATTGATGTTGTATGCCTGTGGTGCATTGCACTTATTTGCAGATGTCATGGGGAAACCCGAAACTATCACAATGACTATTCTCCAACCCCGTATTAAAACAAGTGATCCAATCAAGGAATGGACGATATCTGTAGCTGAATTGGAGGCTAAAGCCCAAGAGTTCAGAACCAAGGGGCAACAGGCGTTAAAACTTAAGACTAAACGATTTATTCCCTTTGATAGTTATGGAGTGGATGAGAACGCTTGTCGATTTTGCCGAGCTAAAGTTCGTTGTCCTGCATTGAGTAGACATGTGTTGTTAGAAGCGACAAAAGACCCATCAACCAACACAACTGTTGAATTATCGAAAGCCTATTCCTCGATTTCGTTGATCAAGAGTTATGTGAAGGCGTGTGAAGATGAGATGTTTAAACGGTTGAATGCTGGGGATGAAATACAAGGGTATCAACTAGTCGAAGGACGCAAAGGAAATCGAAGTTTTAAGGATATTAACCGAGCGCAAGAGCTGTTGACATCAGTTTTAGGGGAAGAAGCGTTTAAGCGAATTCTCAAAACTCCTAAAGAATTGGAGCAATTGTATAAGGAGCAAAAGGTTTCTGATGAATTTTGGGAAGAGTTGCAAGAGTTGATCACGAGAGGCGACGGCAAGCCTGTCATCGCCCCCCGAGATATACCAACAAACAAACAAACCCAAAAATCGCAATTAAGCGAGTTCGAGGTAATAACATAGAAAGGATCAAAGTGATGATAAATATAACACCTTTTGAAGAATTCAATATAACGAGCGATATACCAGAAATAACGAAAGAAGTCAATAGACTACGTAATGTTTAACGATATCGAAGTTTCACGGCTCAAATTTGAGCCGTCAGATTTGGAAAGTATAGAAAGGATCAAACGATGAGCACTATAACCCCTTTTGAATTTGAAAGCAACAAGATCCGTACTATTGTGGATAAAGACCAGAATATATGGTTTGTAGCTAAAGATGTCGCTGTAGCATTGGGGTATGAACGTCCTAATAATGCGATAAACGCTCATTGCAAGGGAGCCCTGAAACGAGGCACCCTTAAGACCGAGGGCGGAACTCAAAAAGTTCGTATCATAGCAGAACCTGATGTTTACAGGTTACTAGTTAAAAGCACGTTACCATCAGCACAGAAGTTTGAGCGTTGGGTATTTGAGGAGGTGTTACCTACTCTTCGCAAAACAGGCAGTTATTCGGTTGAAGCACCGAAGCTTAGAGCCACTTCAGCGAGTACAGTTTTAAGAGTTCACAAACATCTTGAAGAACTAGCCAAGCAAGCAGGATTAAAAGACAATCAACTTTTGTTGAAGGTTAACCGAGGCGTTACGAAGATAACAGGTGTTGATCAGTTAGAGGCTATGGATATCAAACACCTACCCTCTTCCGATAACGACGAATATTTAACAATTACCCAAATAGGGGAAAGGCTTAACCCACCTCAGAGAGCGAGATTTTTAAACAAACTTCTTCTTAAGCGAGGACTGCAAGTTAGCAAGGTCTCAGGTGGCTATATACCGACACCTAAAGGCGAAGAGTATGGAGGTAAGATGTGTGATGTGCCAATGCACCATGTTGAAGGCTCAACGCAATCTCTTAAATGGAATTCGAGCCTACTCGTTCCGTATCTTCAAAACGAATTTAATAACAATCAACACTTATAATATGAAAGGACTTTAAAAATGCAAAAACTAACGGTAAAAGGACGCCTATCGTACCCTGCTCTTGATACGAAGGTGCGTATGAAGCTCCCTGATGGCTCAAGTGTTGAGCACTACGGCTGTGATATCGTCTTTCCGAAAACGGATACGAAGCAGATTAACGCTGTTGAGGCGTGTTTAAAGACCGCTGTTACCGAGATATTTCCGAATGTCTCTCCGGATGCGTTTTTGTCGGCGGTTCGAAGCAAATCGGAATCCCGTGGGGTTTTGAGGGACGGCGATGCGAAGATCGCTTCTTCTCACAAGCCTGAGAATTACACACAAACATACACAGACAGCGTGTATATCTCGGCGAAGAACAAATATGTTCAACCGTTACTCGTGGATCGTCAAGCGCAACCTGTGAGCAATCCGAGGGAGGTTTTTTATGCGGGGTGTTGGGTCATTGCCAAACTCAACATCGGGGCGTATGAGCTTGATCCGTACAAAACCAAGGGTTTCAGTTGCACGCTAACGGGCGTTCAGTTCTTCAAGCATGATGAGCGTTGGGGTGCTTCCCCGAAATCGGACACTTCGGAGTTTAAGGATTACGGCGAAGAGCAAGACTCCGATACCTCGGTCTCAAACTTTGCCTCAGCGGAGGTGGACTCCGACGCTCTGCCGTGGAACTGATCAATGTCAAAGCTGTTTATCGACATTGAAACCCGCAGTCCTCAACCCTTGCCTAAGGTAGGGGTTTGGGCTTATGCGGAGCAGGCGGTTATCACTTTATGTGCGTATGCATGGGACGATGAACCTGTGAAGTTGTGGGATAGGACTGAACAATCTGCTATGCCATCGGATCTTCTGCAGTACTTAAGAGATGAAACGGTGATGTGTGTTGCACACAATAGTCTGTTTGAACGGATACTGTTTAAGAAGACATTAGGTATTGATATTCCATCTAAACGTTGGATTTGTACGAGTGTTTTAGCCCGCACGAATGGTTTACCCTCTTCGTTGAAAAACGCTTGTTTAGCACTAAATTTTTCTGAACATTTAACCAAAATGGAAGAAGGAAAAGCTCTTATCGCTCGTTTTTGCAATGGATCGATTGATTCCCCTCCGTATGACTGTACTCGTGCTAATCACGTTCAAGCATGGCAGTTATTTGGGGAGTACTGCAAACGAGACGTTGAAGCCACTAGAGAGTTATTTAAGCGACTTATTCCTTTATCTGATGGGGAAAGGGATTTATGGCTTTTAGATCAAACGATTAATGATCGGGGCTACAGGATAGACTTAGATTTAGTTTTGAAGCTTCAAGAGCTCATAGCCCAAGAGCGTAAGAAGTTAGATGAAGATATCGTTAAATTGACAGATGGTATTATACGCTCTTCTCGTCAAACGTATACTTTAAGGATGTACCTATTTCTTATAACGGGAATAGATTTGGTTGATATGTCGGAGGGTACTTTAAAGTCTATTCTGTCTCATTCTAACATCACTCAATTGGCTAAAGACCTGATTTTGAACCGCTTAGCATCATCGGGATCAGCAATTTTAAAACTCAACACTTTATCTGAGGCTGTTAGTTCTGATGGGCGTCTTCGAGGGACTTTACAGTTTTATGGTGCGAGCAGAACGGGTCGATGGTCTGGATGTGTGTTTCAACCTCAGAATCTTCCTCGTCAAGAGCGATCGGAGGAAATATTGACACAGACTATTCAAGCTTTAAATCGAGGGGAAACTATTGCAGATCCGTTAGGTTTGGCTAGTGATTGTGTCCGTTCTTGCATCATAGCCTCAAATGGCAAAAAGCTTGTTGTTGCGGATTTAGCAGGGATTGAAGCCCGGGTTTTGGCATGGATTGCTGGTGAAGACTGGAAAATCAAAGCTTTTGCAAATGGTGAAGACATCTATGTTACAACTTATGCT encodes:
- a CDS encoding BRO-N domain-containing protein, producing MSTITPFEFESNKIRTIVDKDQNIWFVAKDVAVALGYERPNNAINAHCKGALKRGTLKTEGGTQKVRIIAEPDVYRLLVKSTLPSAQKFERWVFEEVLPTLRKTGSYSVEAPKLRATSASTVLRVHKHLEELAKQAGLKDNQLLLKVNRGVTKITGVDQLEAMDIKHLPSSDNDEYLTITQIGERLNPPQRARFLNKLLLKRGLQVSKVSGGYIPTPKGEEYGGKMCDVPMHHVEGSTQSLKWNSSLLVPYLQNEFNNNQHL
- a CDS encoding DNA polymerase, with amino-acid sequence MSKLFIDIETRSPQPLPKVGVWAYAEQAVITLCAYAWDDEPVKLWDRTEQSAMPSDLLQYLRDETVMCVAHNSLFERILFKKTLGIDIPSKRWICTSVLARTNGLPSSLKNACLALNFSEHLTKMEEGKALIARFCNGSIDSPPYDCTRANHVQAWQLFGEYCKRDVEATRELFKRLIPLSDGERDLWLLDQTINDRGYRIDLDLVLKLQELIAQERKKLDEDIVKLTDGIIRSSRQTYTLRMYLFLITGIDLVDMSEGTLKSILSHSNITQLAKDLILNRLASSGSAILKLNTLSEAVSSDGRLRGTLQFYGASRTGRWSGCVFQPQNLPRQERSEEILTQTIQALNRGETIADPLGLASDCVRSCIIASNGKKLVVADLAGIEARVLAWIAGEDWKIKAFANGEDIYVTTYAKAFNTPIDKVSKEQRAIGKVMELALGYQGGAKVFKTMASHCGLDLQQFSQNVKSTSTFEDWEQAESHHLWMQDQYPEFAVKDKLIGTACELVKKAWRAKHQGVLQLWKDLTEGFACVVQEGGSISARRVANVPRLVMRRHKRDVHIVLPSSRRLVYSDVKGDCSYLNTATSQLMRERTYGGKLTENIVQAISRDILCEGMKNATKNGYDIVLTVHDEIVSETPDTPYFSVGTLCSLMTKNPSWAKGLPLKAEGYEAKRYRK
- a CDS encoding ssDNA-binding protein, with translation MQKLTVKGRLSYPALDTKVRMKLPDGSSVEHYGCDIVFPKTDTKQINAVEACLKTAVTEIFPNVSPDAFLSAVRSKSESRGVLRDGDAKIASSHKPENYTQTYTDSVYISAKNKYVQPLLVDRQAQPVSNPREVFYAGCWVIAKLNIGAYELDPYKTKGFSCTLTGVQFFKHDERWGASPKSDTSEFKDYGEEQDSDTSVSNFASAEVDSDALPWN
- a CDS encoding DUF2800 domain-containing protein, whose product is MAHHAFLSASSSHRWLKCPIAPTLESKIPQTTSIYASEGTFAHNLLAHCLEQGVDAETVSHQKLTFENDTRIVDTEMASSVSMVLAYVRTFSGPFLSETEVPLEPFTTEPGATGTADILIFNNAQWIIADFKYGAGVPVNAENNPQLMLYACGALHLFADVMGKPETITMTILQPRIKTSDPIKEWTISVAELEAKAQEFRTKGQQALKLKTKRFIPFDSYGVDENACRFCRAKVRCPALSRHVLLEATKDPSTNTTVELSKAYSSISLIKSYVKACEDEMFKRLNAGDEIQGYQLVEGRKGNRSFKDINRAQELLTSVLGEEAFKRILKTPKELEQLYKEQKVSDEFWEELQELITRGDGKPVIAPRDIPTNKQTQKSQLSEFEVIT